In a genomic window of Bifidobacteriaceae bacterium:
- a CDS encoding pilus assembly protein PilM: MARTQVVGLDIGDTQLRAVELAFDTGNPLGSAAIQRYAEVDLVPDAVRDGEVVRVADVSAALKNLWNAQRFASKDVVIGLGGQRVVVRDATLPSAPLASLRLALPFTVQDLIMVPVDECQLDFYPLVEAEGQVSGLLVAAPNETIEHNVDAVLAAGLRPVRVDLAAFALVRALARGQFQHSIVGLVDVGADMTTVVVAQNGEPAIMRILPTGGRLITDQIARTIAIPEPHAERLKIEVALMNPGEGNEQAHGAFAVIAEKCQALVEQVARTFSFYSQSSGHAVEHVVISGRGGMLNGLGQYISTALRLPASFSALDSNFTVERSAKAMTPEQRMSLPVAVGLAMGGAA; the protein is encoded by the coding sequence ATGGCGAGAACCCAAGTCGTTGGGCTGGACATTGGCGACACCCAGTTGCGGGCCGTCGAGTTAGCTTTCGATACCGGCAATCCGCTCGGCTCTGCGGCGATCCAACGCTACGCCGAGGTCGATTTGGTGCCCGATGCCGTCCGGGACGGTGAGGTTGTTCGGGTCGCTGACGTGTCCGCCGCCCTCAAGAACCTTTGGAACGCGCAGCGTTTCGCGAGCAAAGATGTGGTCATCGGGCTGGGCGGGCAAAGAGTTGTGGTGCGCGATGCGACGCTGCCCTCGGCTCCGCTTGCATCACTCCGTCTTGCCCTGCCGTTCACGGTTCAAGACCTGATCATGGTGCCGGTCGATGAATGCCAACTCGACTTTTATCCACTCGTAGAGGCGGAGGGCCAGGTCAGCGGCCTGCTGGTGGCGGCCCCTAACGAGACGATCGAGCACAACGTGGACGCCGTCTTGGCGGCGGGGCTGCGGCCCGTTCGGGTCGATCTGGCGGCCTTCGCTTTGGTGCGTGCTTTGGCGCGGGGACAGTTCCAACACTCCATTGTCGGCCTGGTGGACGTCGGCGCGGATATGACAACAGTGGTTGTGGCCCAAAATGGCGAGCCCGCGATAATGCGGATTTTGCCGACAGGTGGCAGACTGATTACTGACCAGATCGCGCGGACCATAGCGATCCCAGAACCGCACGCGGAACGATTGAAGATTGAAGTGGCTTTGATGAACCCAGGCGAAGGCAACGAGCAGGCCCACGGGGCCTTTGCCGTGATCGCCGAGAAGTGCCAGGCGTTGGTGGAACAGGTTGCCAGGACGTTCTCCTTCTACAGCCAGTCTTCTGGACACGCGGTCGAGCACGTGGTCATCTCGGGTCGGGGAGGCATGTTGAACGGACTGGGCCAGTACATTTCAACGGCGCTCAGGCTGCCGGCTTCCTTCTCGGCTCTGGACTCGAACTTCACGGTCGAACGTTCTGCCAAGGCGATGACGCCTGAACAGCGGATGTCGCTACCCGTGGCGGTGGGCCTGGCGATGGGAGGGGCGGCATGA
- a CDS encoding prepilin peptidase, translating to MTLETLDAIAKGVAGGLLGLVIGSFLTVVITRVPEGASLWPRSACPKCGQQVTARDNIPLLSWLILRGRCRSCGEPISKLYPLVEASTAALFALVALLVQPFAAVPAYLYAAAIAVALTAIDARTGRLPDAIVKPSYPVLAVLLAFGSWLSGDWPALLRAGIGGLGLMAVYGVVHFVKPQGMGWGDVKLAGLIGLVLAYQGWGPLAVGAFGAFLLGAVWGIGVMIKTHGGRRTAIPFGPWMCAGAALGCAVGGPVWDLYRQLMQV from the coding sequence GTGACCCTTGAAACGCTCGACGCAATCGCCAAAGGGGTCGCGGGTGGTCTGCTGGGACTGGTCATCGGCTCCTTCTTGACGGTCGTCATCACTCGTGTGCCAGAGGGGGCCAGCCTGTGGCCGCGTTCGGCCTGCCCAAAATGCGGTCAACAGGTGACGGCCAGAGACAACATTCCGCTGTTGTCCTGGCTGATCCTGCGGGGACGCTGCCGTTCGTGCGGCGAGCCGATCTCGAAGCTATACCCATTGGTGGAGGCCTCGACGGCGGCGCTGTTTGCGTTGGTGGCGTTGCTTGTTCAGCCATTCGCCGCCGTTCCGGCCTACCTGTATGCCGCCGCGATCGCGGTTGCGCTGACAGCGATCGACGCTAGAACTGGGCGGCTCCCTGATGCCATAGTGAAGCCGTCTTATCCGGTGCTGGCGGTTCTGCTCGCCTTCGGCAGTTGGCTGTCAGGCGATTGGCCGGCCTTGCTCCGGGCTGGGATCGGCGGCCTCGGTCTAATGGCGGTTTACGGTGTTGTGCACTTCGTAAAGCCCCAAGGCATGGGATGGGGCGATGTCAAGCTGGCGGGACTGATCGGCCTGGTTTTGGCCTACCAAGGCTGGGGCCCGCTGGCGGTTGGGGCGTTCGGCGCGTTCTTGCTTGGCGCGGTGTGGGGAATTGGCGTGATGATCAAGACTCACGGAGGGCGGCGCACCGCTATTCCGTTCGGCCCTTGGATGTGCGCTGGAGCGGCATTGGGCTGCGCGGTCGGTGGACCCGTGTGGGACCTGTATCGTCAATTGATGCAGGTTTGA
- a CDS encoding DUF2730 domain-containing protein, translated as MRGNQRSTAILALVALLALALAVGTYFLLYAPALEARSEAITKAEDAESENEQAQAELNKLAEDAKHLDEKKAELEAKRSQFPTDLELAEFTDDLWNLAQESGATVKSVASDMPVAVTVAAPLPKGPDSQEAPVVPQPPANLYQYKFTIEIEGVLEQTQKFLAMLQADEGRLFSVTDVQMTGDSETADANGLTNVAEYTIIGYTYALVPADKIPDSSTEGGSNG; from the coding sequence ATGAGAGGCAACCAGCGATCTACGGCAATACTGGCGCTAGTCGCGCTGCTGGCCCTGGCATTGGCCGTGGGCACGTACTTCCTGCTCTACGCTCCCGCGTTGGAAGCGCGGAGCGAGGCCATCACCAAGGCCGAAGACGCCGAGTCTGAAAACGAGCAGGCACAGGCCGAACTCAACAAGCTGGCCGAAGACGCTAAACACCTTGACGAGAAGAAGGCAGAGCTTGAGGCGAAAAGGAGCCAGTTCCCAACCGATCTTGAGCTCGCCGAGTTCACTGACGACCTGTGGAACCTCGCACAGGAATCGGGGGCCACGGTCAAGTCTGTGGCGAGCGACATGCCGGTTGCGGTAACCGTGGCCGCTCCGTTGCCCAAGGGACCAGACAGCCAAGAAGCGCCGGTAGTGCCCCAACCCCCGGCAAACCTCTACCAATACAAGTTCACAATTGAGATTGAGGGTGTGCTGGAACAGACGCAGAAGTTCCTCGCGATGCTGCAGGCAGACGAGGGCCGTCTATTTTCGGTCACAGATGTGCAGATGACAGGCGATTCGGAGACGGCGGACGCCAACGGGCTGACCAACGTCGCCGAGTATACGATCATTGGGTACACCTACGCCCTTGTACCGGCAGACAAAATACCCGACTCTTCGACTGAGGGAGGGAGCAATGGCTAA
- a CDS encoding roadblock/LC7 domain-containing protein, translated as MTTNYQTGENRQDLTWLLDSFVRSTPGARLGVVVSADGLLMTMSGGADRTVGDIMAAICSGMSSLARGAGRELGIGRDRQSVIEYEEGFVMLMSISYGSVLAVLCEPDSDVGLVGYEMATLVGRAESFLTPQLIAEMRDALPTTGTVRGGR; from the coding sequence ATGACGACCAACTACCAGACCGGGGAGAATAGGCAGGATCTGACCTGGCTCCTTGACTCGTTTGTGCGCTCGACCCCGGGAGCCCGGCTCGGCGTTGTGGTCAGCGCCGACGGCTTGCTGATGACCATGTCCGGCGGCGCCGACAGGACCGTCGGCGACATTATGGCGGCGATCTGCTCCGGCATGTCGTCGTTGGCCCGCGGCGCGGGACGCGAACTTGGCATAGGTCGGGACCGCCAATCGGTCATCGAATACGAGGAAGGCTTCGTCATGCTGATGTCGATCTCCTATGGATCGGTGTTGGCGGTGCTGTGCGAACCGGATTCCGACGTGGGCCTGGTTGGCTACGAGATGGCGACTCTGGTGGGCCGCGCCGAGTCCTTCTTGACGCCGCAGCTAATCGCCGAAATGCGGGACGCCCTGCCGACAACCGGCACCGTGCGGGGTGGCCGATGA